TCCTCTCATATTAACATATATTCCCAATTTATATTCATACATTTATTTCCAATCACCATGCTCCTTTTTAAGGGTTCATACTATAGATTACAATATAAAACTACTTTTAATGGCTGTACATATAAAAAGATGCTTTGAAAAAGCTCTGGCAGTCTTATTTCATTGACAGTGCAGAAGTCGACTGCCTCcgatttaaaaaatacattaccCAACACAAAACCCTGCCAGAGTAGCCATCTGGACAGTCTCGTATGTAGGATATTTCAAATGGGAGAAAAGTAGCATGAATACATGTGAGATCAAAGAGACAAGCCTCTGTATGAAATGAaaataatgccatttttataACTATATTGTATATGTGTTTCATGTTACCAGAGAAAGAAGCTCTTATCTGTACTTCATCAGTGTGATTTAATGAGCTGATTCTTTTGTTTTAGGATGCAATAGTGTCGCATAATCGAGGCACAGCACGGATCTGGAAAGGTTCAGGAGCGGACGCGATGGCGACGGTCCTTTTGAGACTCAGAGTTTGTCCCTCAGGAGGCAGGAAGGTGAAGCGCTGCATCAGACAGATAAAGAAGAGGAAGAGCTCCATACGGGCGAGCTGCTCACCCGGACACATCCTCTTACCTGGAAATCACCGTCTGGATCAGTAAAGCTGAGCTCAACTTTAGAAAATCTCATTTTAGTGTTGATTAGTTTATTTACATGACCGTTCAAAATGTTTTGGTCcgtaatggtttttaaaaaaaaatgttacaaaacatttgtttcaaataaatgctgtacttttgaactttctattaatcaaagaatcatattttaagttttcacaaaaatatgaaactgcacaactgtttaacactgataataatcataaatgatcttgagcagcaaatcctcatatcagaatgatttctgaaagatcatgtgacactgaagactagaggaatgataaattcagctttgatcacagaaataaatgacagtttacaatatattaaaatagaaaacattttaaattgtaataattcacaatattactgtttttactgcatttatcaaataaatgcagctttggagCAGAAAAAGTCCCCACACTTTTGAATAGTAGTGCACATGCATGTATTTTAGTTATAGTTTATATATTCAATATTCCTTATGACCTACCTATTGAAAAGGGGATGAAATTTTCTCTCTTCAGAAATTTGCCGTTTTCATCCAGAAAGTGTGCGGGGTTGAATTCATCCGGAGTGCTGTACTCATTCTTATCCTGTAGGATTGGCTTCAGCATTGGCAGCACCATCACACCCTGTCATAGCACAAACCATtgcaaacattaaaaaactgTTTGTTTAGGTTTGGCCTAGAAAATACTTGCTTCCCTGTCCAGAAAATATGGAgctataactgtgtgtgtgtgctatctggtattaaaaattaaataaaatactaacAAATACTGCAATTTTTAATCCTAGGTCCATTTAACTATAAAGTTCAATGGTGGCATTTAAGGTCTTGAGTGTAACTATTTTGtgctattaaatataaaatagattTATTAAAAGGAAATGAGGGTGGCAATTTTCAATGGAAATAAACATTCTGCTAAAATGTATGAAGCTGGCATTAACACAAGcaatatgatttaaaaaaaagataaataaactaggggtgaccccggatagtcgaagattcgatgcatcgatatgtgGTGCTgaattcgaccaccgatctcatggtcgaatcttcgcaggTGTTAAGTAGGCGCGTGCCGCGCCTTTtaaattcgaacacattcaatgagtgtacacacacacaccggtggcggcattcggtgcctgtccgaggtgactcaggaagttgtttaaaatcctgccacgccacagagcgccatttcaaggtattatataaaatttatatttccctcaaatcgtcaatgtataCTGATTTTACCCTGTGCTACAAGGTAggctatataatgtgcgcgtctggtgtgagatcctgagacatgGGGCTGATCTTCGTGTGCGGTGTACTTTTGCGGGGCACAAAAGTTCTCTCTTCCTCTCTAGGTAGgtcattttttttaggtttattagGTTTAGTTTATTAGTAGACTAGtatcgtgcccctcccaacccattcacacacacatagatgattcgactatcggtcgaccaaagaaagattcgacaattctgattcgcaTGTGTATATCCTTAGTTGAGGACACCCCTAAAATAAACCTTACACACACACCTTGCTCAAAACTCAGTCTCGTTTCTACCAAATTCGTTATTTTTTTGCCCATTTAAAGCCTGTACAGTACTGTAATGCAGTAGCTAATGAAAGAAAGCTTTTTTTGCAAAATGTGGgtacaaaaaattataattctggCTTACCTTTGGAATGAGGCATCCTGCTACTGTGGTGTCTTTGCTGGCAACTCTTGGCGGAATGAAGGCAAGAACATTTGCGAACCTCTGAACCTCATGGATCACTGCGTAAGTGTACGGCAGACGTGTCCTGTCTTCCATCAGCGGCTGGCGTGTCTGTCCGATCACCTGATCGATCTCAGACTGGACTTTCTCTGTGGAAAGTGAACGTGCAGAGTATGTGGAGACACATATACAAATTAAACAAGTAGGTCATAGGAGCGGAGTGGAGCGGCCCACCTTGCACATCTGGATACTTGGCCATGTAGAGTAAAGCCCAGCTGAGTGTTTTAGCAGTGCTTTCTGTTCCCGCTCCAAACAGATCCAACACGCAGTGTATCAGGTTCTCCTCTGTGAACTCTGCCTCGCTGTCTTTACACTGGGAAAGACACGGGAGAGGATTCACCCATGAACAGAAGAGGGGTTAAACACAGATGGCTACAGAGCAGAGCACCCGATCAAAAGGGTACATGGAAAGTAAACCTATGGGAAATGTTGTGTGCACAAAATGTTTCCTTTGAGTTCACttgatttcattttaaatgcatgaattatcagtgtataaaaaaaaaaatctcaaaatcaGAAGATTTCCTGAAATCATGCCAGGCTCTGCTAAAGCCAGTTACCTTCTCAATCTCATCCAGATAGCAATCAATGTAGTCTCTGGGGTCGGATGGGTTTCTGTCCTCTTTGTGCTTCCTGATTTCATCCTGAAAAAAGAGCTTCAGCTTGGAAAGGTTGGCAAATGTAGTCTGGTGCCTTCCTGGCAGCAAGGACATCACAGCGGGAAACGCGTTATACAGCTGTTGAGGGACAAATACATTCATTTCATAAATCTTTGCagtacaacatttttttaaatctcacatTTTAGTGCATTTACTCAACTGACAAAAGATTTTAAGTGTCATTTAACTTGCTTATTAGAGTcaacaaaatctaaatattgaattttgcacaaaaaattgattactttattaatatatatattattttaattctttAGCACTTCAAATTACCATAATAtataaatgtgctatataaataatctTGCATTGCCTTGccaataataaagaaataataataattaaaaaataaaaaagcacaacaagaggggggaaatatcaaTTGTTACATTGGTCAGAAAAGAGAAAGAGGTCAAATTAGCATCACCCCTTCAGCTGGTGCATTAGAAACAGTCATGCAGAAGCATTTACcagttttctgtaatttaatgctaatgtaatataatacaaattatagtgatttaaatgtaataaaaaaaaaatctatagacactcctgaacaaaatcttaagaccaggggatgcattgcacgttttacacatttcgcactagtggatcataaccgggttgtaagtgctgcttcaaaatgccaaaagaagaagcaggagcaagagacaaaaaatagagagtagacAATTTTtcgaaaactgcatttaaacccAAACAGGCCGTTCACTTTAACACTTTAACACTTTAAATCTTTGTATGCAAAGATCAAAGTGCACAACAAAAAAATTTCCTAAAAGAAAGAATTGATTCTGAACTTCTGAAATGAGTCTTCATTAAGTCCATCCTACTGAATAACAATATACTACATTTGCTTAATGCCAGGCTATGCTTTTCATTGACTGCCGGTGAACAACGTCTACTTCATctcaaacactgtagttgtatctgagactggaagagtttggtCTGTGTCTGTTTTCTGCGCTTTGAAAGCAAAAAATTTGTTCTGGAATTGATACGGTAAAACCGACGCCACCGTTACTGTTTGTATCACTGTGCATCAAGTGAagctgaaattcagatatgATAAGTGTCGTTTGGTTTCGGACAAGCTGCGAGCGGTCGACcagtcacaacagactgagccatctgaccaatcagagcagaggacGGAAAGGAGGGGTTCAGGAATACCAAATCCTTTATCGGACGGATTGAGACAATGTGAGAAAAGATCTGATGCTGCAATGGATATTATGAGcaaattaaagtgtttttgaacTTTTTGAATCATGCAAGCCTATTCTAGGAGACTCCAAAACCAAACTAGGAgcttttaaaatagcataaccGGCACTTTTGTGAAATAGATCCATTATAGTAAATTTGTTCTCGTACCCGGCCCCAGACATTGATGGGCAGCTTGAAGGTGTCGTCTGAATACTGCAACAGCTCGTGAAAATGATGGTTGTCATACTCAAACTTGTGGCCAAAAACCAGGCTGCATATTATATTGCCCACCGCGTAGTTCAAGATGTGATGAGGGTTGAATGGCAAACC
This region of Pseudorasbora parva isolate DD20220531a chromosome 6, ASM2467924v1, whole genome shotgun sequence genomic DNA includes:
- the LOC137078331 gene encoding cytochrome P450 2J4 isoform X1, producing the protein MASVLSQLMGQWMDVQGFLIFLCVLLLVKHLRDLQSKNMPPGPFPLPVVGNVLNIGFSDPMEVFPKIGERYGDVSTFYLGSKPCILLTGYDTFKEAFVEQADIFTDRPYFPVNDKICKGKGLIFSSGHMWRHQRRFALATLKYFGVGKKTLENSILQECHFVCSNFQNKQGLPFNPHHILNYAVGNIICSLVFGHKFEYDNHHFHELLQYSDDTFKLPINVWGRLYNAFPAVMSLLPGRHQTTFANLSKLKLFFQDEIRKHKEDRNPSDPRDYIDCYLDEIEKCKDSEAEFTEENLIHCVLDLFGAGTESTAKTLSWALLYMAKYPDVQEKVQSEIDQVIGQTRQPLMEDRTRLPYTYAVIHEVQRFANVLAFIPPRVASKDTTVAGCLIPKGVMVLPMLKPILQDKNEYSTPDEFNPAHFLDENGKFLKRENFIPFSIGKRMCPGEQLARMELFLFFICLMQRFTFLPPEGQTLSLKRTVAIASAPEPFQIRAVPRLCDTIAS
- the LOC137078331 gene encoding cytochrome P450 2J4 isoform X2, with the protein product MGQWMDVQGFLIFLCVLLLVKHLRDLQSKNMPPGPFPLPVVGNVLNIGFSDPMEVFPKIGERYGDVSTFYLGSKPCILLTGYDTFKEAFVEQADIFTDRPYFPVNDKICKGKGLIFSSGHMWRHQRRFALATLKYFGVGKKTLENSILQECHFVCSNFQNKQGLPFNPHHILNYAVGNIICSLVFGHKFEYDNHHFHELLQYSDDTFKLPINVWGRLYNAFPAVMSLLPGRHQTTFANLSKLKLFFQDEIRKHKEDRNPSDPRDYIDCYLDEIEKCKDSEAEFTEENLIHCVLDLFGAGTESTAKTLSWALLYMAKYPDVQEKVQSEIDQVIGQTRQPLMEDRTRLPYTYAVIHEVQRFANVLAFIPPRVASKDTTVAGCLIPKGVMVLPMLKPILQDKNEYSTPDEFNPAHFLDENGKFLKRENFIPFSIGKRMCPGEQLARMELFLFFICLMQRFTFLPPEGQTLSLKRTVAIASAPEPFQIRAVPRLCDTIAS